One segment of Phragmites australis chromosome 13, lpPhrAust1.1, whole genome shotgun sequence DNA contains the following:
- the LOC133889049 gene encoding uncharacterized protein LOC133889049 — translation MDLFQHKKDDENNNLARTEAADTGKKKHGKEEKQHNHSPMEHVGGREIDVKEYIEIDAMSAATSILHRKYEAATKEKMVDKVVRLIGAEEANKEHKEEEAGWEKNKGVYQF, via the exons ATGGACTTGTTCCAACACAAGAAGGACGACGAGAACAATAATCTGGCACGCACGGAGGCGGCGGATACCGGCAAGAAGAAGCAcgggaaggaggagaagcagcacaacCACAGCCCCATGGAGCACGTCGGCGGGAGGGAGATTGACGTGAAGGAGTACATCGAAATTGACGCCATGTCCGCTGCAACGTCCATTCTC CACAGGAAGTACGAGGCGGCGACCAAGGAGAAGATGGTGGACAAGGTGGTCCGATTGATCGGCGCGGAGGAGGCCAACAAGGAGCACAAGGAGGAGGAAGCCGGCTGGGAGAAGAACAAGGGCGTCTACCAGTTCTGA